The genome window GATAAGGATGATGGTGTAGTCCTTGGAAGCGAAGCGCCGTGCCTCGTTGTGCACTTTCTCCACGAGGGGGCACGTTGCGTCGATGACCTGCATTTGGTACTTGTCGGCGTGGGCGTAACGGTCCGGAGAGACGCCGTGGGCGCTAAACAAGAGGTGAGCGCCTTCAGGGACATCGTTGATTTCTTTGACGAATACGGCCCCTTTCGCCTTTAAATCGTTGACAACATGGGCGTTGTGAACGATGTCGTTCAACACGTAAACCGGCGCGCCGTAGCGTTCAAGCGCCTGCTCGACGCAACGAATGGCACGTTCGACGCCCGCGCAGAATCCACGGGGCCGGGCGAGAATGATCTTCATGGAACCTCCTGGTTGGTCTACATAGCTCAACAGACCGGCGCACGGGGGTATTCCTCTGCCGACGGATAGACGATCATCTTAACACAACAATCGCGGGCGGAACACCGCTTTTGCGTCGATTGCCGGGCAAATGCTATAGTATTCCGTCCCGATTATCCCACGAGCACGAGCGGGTGCAAGGACCAGGGGGATCGCCCGCAAAGCCATACTTAGGAGGATTCACCCCATGCCATTGGTACCCATGCGTCAAATCCTGGACGAGGCCGCAAAGGGCGGTTACGGCGTCGGCGCGTTCAACGTTAACAATATGGAACAGATCCAGGCGATCATGGAAGCTGCGAACGAGACGAACAGCCCCGTGATTATCCAGGCAAGCCGCGGCGCCTTGAAGTACAGCCGCATGATCTACCTCAAGAAGCTTATGGAAGCGGCTGTCATCGAATATCCGAACATCCCGGTTTCGATGCACCTTGATCACGGCAACAGCATCAAGACCTGCGAGCAGGCCATTGAGCTTGGGTTCACCAGCGTGATGATGGACGGTTCCCTTGCGGAAGACGGCAAGACGCCGAACAGCTACGAGAAGAACGTCGAGGTCACGAAGGCCGTTGTCGACATGGCGCACAAGTACGGCGTCACCGTCGAAGGCGAGTTGGGTTGCCTTGGCGGCATCGAAGACGGCCACGGCGCGGGCCTCTCCGCCGAAGAAGTGAACGACCACCTGACCGACCCGGCTCAGGCGGAAGACTTCGTGAAGTTGACGGGCGTGGATGCGCTTGCCGTCGCTATCGGCACGAGCCACGGCGCGTATAAGTCCGGCCGTGTCGATCCCAAGACGGGCGAAGTGCTGCCCCCGGCCCTCGCCATGGACCGTATTCACGAGATCCACAAGCGTATGCCGAATTGCCACATGGTTATGCACGGTTCGTCGAGCGTTCCGAAGGAACTCGTCGACATCATCAATCAGTACGGCGGCAAGATGCCGGGAACCTTCGGCATTCCGGTCGAGCAGATCCAGGATGGTATCCGTCACGGCGTGCGCAAAATTAACGTCGATACGGACAGCCGCTTGGCGATGACCGGCGCGGTGCGTAAGGTGTTCGTCGAGACGCCGGCGAAGTTCGACCCGCGCGATTGGCTCGGACCTGCGCGCGAAGCCGCGAAGCAGGTTTATCTTGACCGCATGCGCGCATTCGGCCAGGCTGGACATGCTGGGGACTACAAGCAGATGTCGCTCGACGATATGAAAGCGGTGTACGCGAAGGGTTAATCGCTTTCGTCCCGAGTTGGTTTGCCAAAGCGCCTCCGGATTCGTCCGGAGGCGCTTCTTCGTTGCCACTCGGCAGGTTCGGTCCGAATCCGAGACCGGCCCTCTCGGCCGTAGGCTCAAAATCGGCACGGACGCCCCAACAATTTCCCGTAGCAGGGTCTAGTCATAGGAACACGCGGCGTGATACTCTTGGACTCAAGAGTGTGACTGGGGTCCGCGACGGCGTCTTATCTTCATGGAGTCAATTCGATCCGTGCCAGACACTTCACCGAGCACCGTAAGCGACACGTTGGCCAAGCGCATCTTCGAACTGTCGCCTGTTGGCATGGCAGTGCTCTCGACTGACTATGCATGGGGAAGCGTGAACGATGCGTTCTGCCGCGCGTTTGGCTACACGCGCGAAGAGCTCCTTGCACTGACATGGAACCAACTGGTGTTTCAGGACGACGCGGGCCTGGCCGGAAAACACCTTAAACCCATCTTTGCCAGTAAGCGCCGTGGCGCTTCATTTGAAGCTCGGCTGAATGGCAAAGGAGACCGCACCTTCCTCGCACAGGTATCCGCAAGCTCCCTTTCGGAGGACGGCAAGGCGCCCAACTGTATTCTGGTAGCCGTTGAAGACCTGACCGAAAGGAGACTGGCCGAAGAGCATCGGCGTCACGCAGAGAAGATGGAAGCCATCGGCGTACTGGCGGGAGGATTCGGTCATGACTTCAACAACATCCTCGCAACTATCGATGGAAACCTCGACCTGGCACTGGAGGACCTCCCCGAGTCGCTGACAGGAATTCGGGAGTTTCTGTCGGATGCGCTCAACGCGACACGGCGCGCCAAAAGGCTTGTTCAGCAGATTCTGGCGTTCGGCAGACGGAAACCGGCAGAGCATAGACCCCTTGATCTGAGGCCGATCGCAACCGACGTCGCCCGGCTTATGCGGGCATCCCAACCCGCGAATATCGAGATCGCATTGAGCCTTCCGGATTCGCCACTGGTGGTCAAGGGAGATGCCGCCCAAATGCACATGGCGTTCTTGAATCTGAGCACAAACGCGTGCGATGCCATGCGGGCAAACGGGGGCACGCTCTCCATCGTGCTGGGTCTGAAGCCTATGTGCAGAGACGGTCAACCTCAGACGTCATGCCCGTATGCAAGCATTGTCGTACAGGATACCGGCGTAGGAATGGACGATGCCCTGCTCTGCCGGATCTTTGATCCCTATTTCACAACCAAGCCCAAGGGTGAAGGGGTCGGCATGGGATTGGCCGCGGTTCACGGAATCGTGGAGCGCCATGGGGGAAAGATAAAGGTAACAAGCAAACCGTCTTGTGGGTCGACGTTTGAAATGCTCCTGCCCGTAGTCGCGGATACCGTGCCAGATGATGACGCCTGGCTGCTCGACGACGGTCCGAGTGGAAACGGCGAATTGGTTCTCTTCGTGGACGACGAGCCGTCCATCATTAGCATTGGGGAGCGATCGCTGGTTCGCCTCAACTATCGCGTCGTGAGTTCCACGAACAGTCAACAGGCCCTGGATTTGTTTCGCGCGTCTCCTGACGCATTCGACATCGTGGTCACGGATCAAACCATGCCCCAATTGACAGGAATCGACATGGCGCGCGAGATGCTCCAAATCCGGCCCGATATCCCCATCATCCTCTGCACGGGATACAGCGAGAAAGTCTCGGAGGAGGTCGTTTACGAAGCGGGTATTCGAGCCTTGCTCTCGAAACCGATACTGACGCCCGTCATGGCGCAGGCCATTGAGAAAGCGCTGCGCTCAAGTGCGTGATTCAAATCGCGGTTGCGTGCGCCGCACAGCAGCGGCGCAAGCATGCGCATTGCATTGCGCACTCCATTTGAGGAATTCTCATGATTGCGACGGGGTTGGATTCCTGGCGGCCTTCATTGGCAGTTTGCGGAACGCGTGTCGCACGAGCATGCATCTCAGCATGCCGGCAATGCGCGTTGAGAGGGTGGTAAACGAATGGCTCGAGTCTTGATTGTCGACGATGACGAGGCATTTGCTCGCGTGCTTTCACACACCGTTGAACGTCTGGGGCACGACACGGACACCGTAGGAACCTGTGCCAAAGCATTGTCGGCAGCGAGTGCCCACGCGTACGACGTGCTGTATCTGGACGTGAATCTGCCCGACGGCAACGGCCTGGAAATCCTGCCACTCCTGCAACAAGCCCACTCGCATCCGGAAACCATCATCATTACAGGGGCTGGCAACGCGGATGGCGCATCGCTCGCAATCCGATCGGGCGCGTGGGACTAT of Candidatus Hydrogenedentota bacterium contains these proteins:
- a CDS encoding ketose-bisphosphate aldolase, whose protein sequence is MPLVPMRQILDEAAKGGYGVGAFNVNNMEQIQAIMEAANETNSPVIIQASRGALKYSRMIYLKKLMEAAVIEYPNIPVSMHLDHGNSIKTCEQAIELGFTSVMMDGSLAEDGKTPNSYEKNVEVTKAVVDMAHKYGVTVEGELGCLGGIEDGHGAGLSAEEVNDHLTDPAQAEDFVKLTGVDALAVAIGTSHGAYKSGRVDPKTGEVLPPALAMDRIHEIHKRMPNCHMVMHGSSSVPKELVDIINQYGGKMPGTFGIPVEQIQDGIRHGVRKINVDTDSRLAMTGAVRKVFVETPAKFDPRDWLGPAREAAKQVYLDRMRAFGQAGHAGDYKQMSLDDMKAVYAKG
- a CDS encoding response regulator, which encodes MPDTSPSTVSDTLAKRIFELSPVGMAVLSTDYAWGSVNDAFCRAFGYTREELLALTWNQLVFQDDAGLAGKHLKPIFASKRRGASFEARLNGKGDRTFLAQVSASSLSEDGKAPNCILVAVEDLTERRLAEEHRRHAEKMEAIGVLAGGFGHDFNNILATIDGNLDLALEDLPESLTGIREFLSDALNATRRAKRLVQQILAFGRRKPAEHRPLDLRPIATDVARLMRASQPANIEIALSLPDSPLVVKGDAAQMHMAFLNLSTNACDAMRANGGTLSIVLGLKPMCRDGQPQTSCPYASIVVQDTGVGMDDALLCRIFDPYFTTKPKGEGVGMGLAAVHGIVERHGGKIKVTSKPSCGSTFEMLLPVVADTVPDDDAWLLDDGPSGNGELVLFVDDEPSIISIGERSLVRLNYRVVSSTNSQQALDLFRASPDAFDIVVTDQTMPQLTGIDMAREMLQIRPDIPIILCTGYSEKVSEEVVYEAGIRALLSKPILTPVMAQAIEKALRSSA